Proteins from a single region of Streptomyces sp. Tu 3180:
- a CDS encoding cytochrome P450, whose product MVASETRHPYPFDRTVPTEIPPLYEELRETERVARITMATGDPGFLVTRYEDVRFVLSDPRFSVRQDLPGAPRLTEMTFESVMTTDPPVHTRLRRLVSRDFTSRRVERMRPRLEEIVDGLLQTMEDQGPPADIVESLAVPFPITVICELLGVPLDDVTRFRGWADTMVSLTGYSMEDWSAARDSLQDYLDGLIVAKRKEPGEDLLSALVATADREDDLTDRDVRSLSLILLLAGYEPASNQLGSSVLTLLRFPGRLTELRQRPELLPSAVEELMRYAPAGDGALFRVTLDEVTIGDTRIPAGSAVLASTQAANWDPRRFEDPRGLVLDRTDNQHTALGHGIHFCLGAALARLELQVAIGALLRRFPRIRLAADVADLRWSSPGSMLSGFSEIPVTW is encoded by the coding sequence ATGGTCGCCAGCGAGACGCGTCACCCCTATCCCTTCGACCGCACCGTCCCGACCGAGATCCCGCCCCTGTACGAGGAACTGCGCGAAACGGAACGGGTCGCGAGGATCACCATGGCGACGGGCGACCCGGGCTTCCTGGTCACCCGGTACGAGGACGTCCGTTTCGTCCTCTCCGACCCCCGCTTCAGCGTCCGCCAGGACCTGCCGGGCGCGCCCCGCCTGACCGAGATGACCTTCGAGAGCGTGATGACGACGGACCCGCCGGTGCACACACGACTGCGCCGGCTGGTCTCCCGGGACTTCACCTCGCGCCGCGTCGAACGCATGCGCCCCCGGCTGGAGGAGATCGTCGACGGACTCCTGCAGACCATGGAGGACCAGGGCCCGCCGGCCGACATCGTGGAGTCCCTGGCGGTGCCGTTCCCGATCACCGTCATCTGTGAGCTGCTCGGGGTGCCGTTGGACGACGTGACCCGGTTCCGCGGCTGGGCCGACACCATGGTGTCGCTCACGGGCTACTCGATGGAGGACTGGTCGGCGGCCCGCGACTCCCTCCAGGACTACCTGGACGGCCTCATCGTGGCCAAGCGGAAGGAGCCCGGTGAGGACCTGCTGAGCGCCCTGGTCGCGACCGCCGACCGGGAGGACGACCTGACCGACCGCGACGTGCGCTCGCTCTCCCTCATCCTGCTGCTCGCCGGGTACGAGCCGGCCTCGAACCAGCTGGGTTCCAGCGTGCTGACGCTGCTGCGCTTCCCCGGCCGGCTGACGGAGCTGCGGCAGCGGCCGGAACTGCTGCCGTCGGCGGTGGAGGAACTCATGCGCTACGCCCCGGCCGGGGACGGCGCCCTCTTCCGCGTCACCCTGGACGAGGTGACGATCGGCGACACCCGCATCCCGGCGGGCAGCGCCGTCCTGGCGTCGACCCAGGCCGCCAACTGGGACCCGCGGCGCTTCGAGGACCCCAGGGGCCTGGTGCTGGACCGCACGGACAACCAGCACACCGCGCTCGGCCACGGCATCCACTTCTGTCTCGGTGCCGCCCTGGCCCGGCTCGAACTCCAGGTGGCGATCGGCGCGTTGCTGCGCCGCTTCCCCCGGATCCGGCTGGCCGCCGACGTCGCGGACCTGCGCTGGTCGAGCCCCGGCTCCATGCTCAGCGGGTTCTCGGAGATCCCGGTCACCTGGTAG
- a CDS encoding ABC-F family ATP-binding cassette domain-containing protein has protein sequence MPSQLTLSGVSKGYADHPVLENVSFSVRPGDVVGVVGENGAGKSTLLRLMAGVEQPDEGEVVVDAGAGVGLLGQTVDLPPHCTVRDAVDRTLSDLRDLERAIREAESRMATATPAELDAYGELVTRFEARGGYRADARVHALLDELGLGHIPFDRAVGALSGGEQSRLVLACLLATEPGLLLLDEPSNHLDEPAMTWLENKLRTFPGTVVAVSHDRVFLDNVTHTVLEVDGERRTVNRYGNGYAGFLEEKAAARRRWEEAYRTWLDDMEFQRVRSVTTAHRVGYANRFHSNKLQYFNHGLRAERQVGSRVRNALERLRRLESNPVPRPPDPLRFTADVSHTGAEVDGPLVTLTGVVVRGRLRADELTIAADRRLLVYGPNGAGKTTLLNVIAGVRQPDSGTVERHGRVGHLPQEVTVRNPEQPLLAAFAEGRVGTEDEHRERLASLGLFQPETFHVPVGRLSVGQQRRLALARLLVEPADLLLLDEPTNHLALTLVEELEQALALYPGAVVIVTHDRRLRSRFTGDRVEVRDGRLLSESPTPSA, from the coding sequence ATGCCTTCTCAGCTCACTCTCTCCGGCGTGTCCAAGGGCTACGCCGACCACCCCGTCCTGGAGAACGTCTCGTTCAGTGTCCGCCCCGGTGACGTCGTCGGCGTCGTCGGGGAGAACGGCGCGGGCAAGAGCACCCTGCTGCGTCTGATGGCGGGCGTGGAGCAGCCCGACGAGGGTGAGGTCGTCGTCGACGCCGGGGCGGGCGTGGGCCTGCTCGGCCAGACGGTCGACCTGCCCCCGCACTGCACGGTGCGCGACGCCGTCGACCGCACCCTGTCGGACCTGCGGGACCTGGAGCGCGCCATCCGTGAGGCCGAGAGCCGGATGGCCACCGCGACCCCCGCGGAACTCGACGCCTACGGCGAGCTGGTGACCCGCTTCGAGGCCCGCGGCGGGTACCGGGCCGACGCCCGGGTCCACGCCCTGCTCGACGAACTCGGCCTCGGACACATCCCGTTCGACCGGGCCGTCGGCGCGCTGTCGGGCGGGGAACAGAGCCGGCTGGTGCTGGCCTGCCTGCTGGCCACCGAACCGGGGCTGCTGCTGCTCGACGAACCCAGCAACCACCTCGACGAGCCGGCCATGACCTGGCTGGAGAACAAGTTGAGGACATTTCCCGGCACGGTCGTCGCCGTCTCCCACGACCGGGTGTTCCTGGACAACGTGACCCACACCGTCCTGGAGGTCGACGGCGAGCGGCGGACCGTCAACCGCTACGGCAACGGCTACGCCGGCTTCCTCGAGGAGAAGGCCGCGGCCCGCAGGCGCTGGGAGGAGGCGTACCGGACCTGGCTGGACGACATGGAGTTCCAGCGGGTGCGCAGCGTCACCACCGCCCACCGGGTGGGCTACGCCAACCGCTTCCACTCCAACAAGCTCCAGTACTTCAACCACGGTCTGCGGGCGGAACGCCAGGTCGGCAGCCGGGTGCGCAACGCGCTGGAGCGGCTGCGGCGACTGGAGAGCAACCCGGTGCCCCGGCCGCCCGACCCGCTGCGCTTCACCGCGGACGTGTCCCACACCGGCGCCGAGGTCGACGGTCCGCTGGTCACCCTGACCGGCGTGGTGGTGCGGGGCCGGCTCCGGGCCGACGAACTGACGATCGCCGCCGACCGCCGGCTGCTGGTGTACGGCCCCAACGGCGCCGGCAAGACCACCCTGCTCAACGTGATCGCGGGCGTACGGCAGCCGGACTCCGGCACGGTGGAACGCCACGGACGCGTCGGCCACCTCCCGCAGGAGGTGACCGTCCGCAACCCCGAGCAGCCGCTGCTGGCCGCGTTCGCCGAGGGACGCGTGGGCACCGAGGACGAGCACCGGGAGCGGCTGGCGTCGCTCGGCCTGTTCCAGCCGGAGACCTTCCACGTCCCGGTGGGGCGGCTGTCGGTCGGCCAGCAGCGCCGGCTGGCGCTGGCCCGGCTCCTGGTGGAGCCGGCCGACCTGCTGCTGCTCGACGAGCCCACCAACCACCTGGCGCTCACCCTCGTCGAGGAGCTGGAGCAGGCCCTGGCGCTCTATCCGGGCGCGGTCGTGATCGTCACGCACGACCGGCGGCTGCGCTCCCGCTTCACGGGGGACCGCGTCGAGGTGCGGGACGGCAGGCTGCTGTCCGAGTCGCCGACACCGTCGGCGTGA
- a CDS encoding alpha-ketoacid dehydrogenase subunit beta, whose translation MVQALNRALRDAMREDDTVYVLGEDVGSLGGVFRVTDGLAAEFGADRCADTPLAEAGILGTAVGMAMYGLRPVVEMQFDAFAHPAFEQLVGHVAKMRNRTAGRLPLPLVVRIPYGGGVGGVEHHSDSSEAYYAHTPGLHVATPATVADAYGLLRAAIAGDDPVVLLEPKRLYWGREPWSPDEPVPVPPLGRAVLRRPGRSAVLITYGPCVPLCLEAARVAAERGIDLAVLDLRTLVPLDDDALCAAVRATGRAVVVHESSGFAGVGAELAARLTERCFYHLEAPVLRVTGLDIPYPPPLLEHHHLPDVDRVLDAVERLHWDD comes from the coding sequence ATGGTGCAGGCGCTCAACCGGGCGCTGCGGGACGCGATGCGGGAGGACGACACGGTGTACGTCCTCGGTGAGGACGTCGGCTCCCTCGGCGGGGTCTTCCGCGTCACCGACGGCCTGGCCGCCGAGTTCGGGGCGGACCGCTGCGCGGACACCCCGCTGGCCGAGGCGGGCATCCTCGGCACCGCCGTCGGCATGGCGATGTACGGCCTGCGTCCCGTCGTGGAGATGCAGTTCGACGCCTTCGCCCACCCGGCGTTCGAGCAACTGGTCGGCCACGTCGCCAAGATGCGCAACCGCACCGCCGGCCGGCTTCCGCTGCCCCTGGTGGTGCGGATCCCGTACGGCGGCGGGGTGGGCGGCGTCGAGCACCACAGCGACTCCTCGGAGGCCTACTACGCGCACACCCCCGGCCTGCACGTGGCCACCCCCGCCACGGTGGCCGACGCCTACGGCCTGCTGCGTGCCGCGATCGCCGGCGACGACCCCGTGGTGCTGCTGGAGCCCAAACGGCTCTACTGGGGCCGCGAGCCGTGGTCCCCGGACGAGCCCGTCCCGGTCCCCCCGCTGGGCCGCGCGGTGCTGCGACGCCCCGGCCGCTCCGCCGTGCTGATCACCTACGGGCCCTGCGTACCGCTCTGCCTGGAGGCGGCGCGGGTGGCGGCGGAGCGGGGGATCGACCTCGCCGTGCTGGACCTGCGGACACTGGTGCCCCTGGACGACGACGCGCTGTGCGCCGCGGTGCGCGCGACCGGGCGGGCGGTGGTGGTGCACGAGTCGAGCGGCTTCGCCGGCGTCGGCGCGGAGCTGGCCGCCCGGCTCACCGAGCGCTGCTTCTACCACCTGGAGGCCCCGGTCCTGCGCGTCACGGGGCTGGACATCCCGTATCCGCCGCCGCTGCTGGAGCACCACCACCTGCCGGACGTCGACCGGGTCCTCGACGCGGTCGAGCGACTCCACTGGGACGACTGA
- a CDS encoding thiamine pyrophosphate-dependent enzyme — MGSGTAASAPSAPGTATAPAPSAPVAAADGPGAGGGPAVWRPGADGPLRDPAPLLPDPAPVRVLGTPAADAVDPGWARTLHQRLVVGRRFNEQATALARQGRLAVYPSSTGQEACQVAAVAALRETDWLFPTYRDTLAVFLRGHTAGETLALLHGAAHSGYDPRARRTAPLCTPLATHLPHAVGLAHAARLRGDDVVALALAGDGATSEGDFHEALTFAGVLRAPVVFLVQNNGFAISVPLARQNAAPTLAHKAVGYGLRGRLVEGNDVLATYRVVAEAVAHARAGRGPVLVEAITYRIDPHTNADDPRRYRADEEVALWREHDPVTLMEAHLGAAGLLDDATVREAAQAADRVAAEQRAAFADPPPPSARQLFGHVYARPTPHLREQAAELAAWRRSFAAGTEEET; from the coding sequence ATGGGGTCGGGCACCGCCGCCTCGGCCCCTTCCGCGCCGGGCACCGCCACCGCTCCGGCCCCTTCTGCGCCGGTCGCGGCGGCGGACGGTCCCGGGGCCGGCGGGGGGCCGGCCGTCTGGCGTCCGGGGGCCGACGGACCGCTGCGTGATCCGGCCCCGCTGCTGCCCGACCCGGCGCCGGTGCGTGTCCTCGGCACGCCCGCGGCCGACGCGGTCGACCCCGGGTGGGCGCGCACCCTGCACCAACGGCTGGTCGTGGGACGGCGGTTCAACGAGCAGGCCACGGCGCTGGCCCGGCAGGGCCGACTGGCCGTCTACCCCTCCTCCACCGGTCAGGAGGCGTGCCAGGTGGCCGCCGTGGCCGCCCTGCGGGAGACGGACTGGCTGTTCCCCACCTACCGGGACACGCTCGCGGTGTTCCTGCGCGGACACACCGCGGGCGAGACGCTGGCGCTGCTGCACGGCGCCGCGCACAGCGGCTACGACCCGCGGGCCCGGCGGACGGCGCCGCTGTGCACTCCGCTGGCCACCCATCTGCCGCACGCCGTCGGCCTCGCGCACGCGGCCCGGCTGCGCGGCGACGACGTGGTCGCGCTCGCCCTGGCCGGTGACGGCGCGACCAGTGAGGGCGACTTCCACGAGGCCCTCACCTTCGCCGGGGTGCTGCGGGCGCCGGTGGTCTTCCTCGTGCAGAACAACGGCTTCGCCATCTCCGTGCCGCTGGCCCGGCAGAACGCCGCACCCACACTGGCCCACAAGGCGGTGGGCTACGGGCTGCGGGGGCGGCTGGTCGAGGGCAACGACGTCCTGGCGACGTACCGGGTCGTGGCGGAGGCCGTCGCGCACGCGCGTGCGGGGCGGGGCCCGGTCCTGGTCGAGGCGATCACCTACCGGATCGACCCGCACACCAACGCCGACGACCCGCGCCGCTACCGCGCCGACGAGGAGGTCGCCCTGTGGCGCGAGCACGATCCGGTGACCCTGATGGAGGCCCACCTCGGGGCGGCGGGACTGCTGGACGACGCCACGGTGCGCGAGGCCGCGCAGGCCGCCGACCGGGTGGCCGCCGAACAGCGCGCCGCGTTCGCCGACCCCCCGCCGCCGTCCGCGCGGCAGCTGTTCGGGCACGTCTACGCGCGGCCCACCCCGCACCTGCGCGAGCAGGCCGCCGAACTGGCCGCGTGGCGGCGCTCGTTCGCCGCCGGAACCGAGGAGGAGACGTGA